One region of Salvelinus namaycush isolate Seneca chromosome 3, SaNama_1.0, whole genome shotgun sequence genomic DNA includes:
- the LOC120045141 gene encoding E3 ubiquitin-protein ligase RNF167-like, with translation MLGLWCMSAQLGLLTLVLCCTLAPLPAHAYIYAHYSNMTNMLFEDLSALFGSSLPKEGLMGVLVESHPLNGCTPIKPPPPRPTSSDFNTTTTKYIVLIQRYDCNFDIKVLHAQQAGFSAAIVHNMYSETLLNMNYSNETIAEEIEIPSVFTSYYASQILRTFIIPEQGAYVILKPEFAFPLSYYLIPFTGVVGMIVLVTVVFLIVRCVQYRKRMRKNRLTREQLKRIPIHKFTKGDEYDVCAICLDEYEEGDKLRVLPCSHAYHSKCVDPWLTGTKKTCPVCKQRVTRPNPECSESESENERARGGDEEGGEGEADTERTPLLRPSNPGFPSGNPGAYSATITTVTTAQCLASPTHCDSPILEYKGYYSPQEVSDSDTEEGGVDSHPSDDDTAQLIGRGTVGV, from the exons ATGCTGGGTCTGTGGTGCATGAGTGCCCAACTGGGCCTTCTCACTCTGGTGCTGTGCTGCACACTGGCTCCCTTACCTGCACATGCATACATCTATGCT CATTACAGCAATATGACTAACATGTTGTTTGAGGACCTGTCTGCCTTGTTTGGATCATCACTACCCAAAGAGGGACTTatg GGTGTGTTAGTAGAGTCCCATCCACTCAACGGCTGCACTCCGATAAAACCTCCACCACCACGGCCCACATCTAGTGAtttcaacactaccactactaagtACATAGTCCTCATCCAACGCTATGACTGCAATTTTGATATCAAG GTACTGCATGCACAGCAAGCGGGATTCAGTGCAGCCATCGTTCACAACATGTACTCAGAGACTCTACTCAACATGAACTACAGCAATG aaaCCATTGCAGAGGAGATTGAGATCCCCTCAGTATTCACCAGCTACTACGCCTCCCAAATTCTCAGGACCTTCATCATTCCTGAACAAGG GGCCTATGTGATCCTCAAGCCGGAATTTGCCTTTCCACTCTCGTATTATCTCATCCCCTTCACCGGAGTGGTGGGCATGATCGTCCTTGTGACGGTTGTCTTCCTG ATTGTGCGCTGTGTGCAGTACAGGAAAAGGATGAGGAAAAATAGGCTGACCAGGGAACAACTAAAGAGGATCCCCATTCACAAGTTCACTAAAG GTGATGAATATGATGTTTGTGCTATTTGTCTGGATGAGTATGAAGAGGGAGACAAACTGCGAGTTTTGCCTTGCTCACACG CGTACCACAGCAAGTGTGTGGACCCCTGGCTTACAGGGACTAAGAAAACTTGCCCCGTGTGCAAACAACGTGTAACCCGGCCCAATCCGGAGTGCTCTGAGTCCGAGTCTGAGAATGAGAGAGCACGTGGTGGAGACGAAGAGGGGGGGGAGGGCGAAGCTGACACCGAGCGCACCCCTCTCCTCCGCCCCTCCAACCCAGGCTTCCCCTCTGGCAATCCAGGGGCCTATTCTGCCACTATCACCACAGTAACCACAGCGCAGTGCCTAGCCTCTCCCACTCACTGCGACTCGCCCATCCTGGAGTATAAGGGCTACTACTCCCCTCAGGAGGTGTCAGACTCTGATACTGAGGAGGGAGGGGTAGACTCCCACCCCTCAGACGATGACACTGCCCAGCTCATTGGTAGGGGCACAGTGGGTGTCTGA
- the LOC120043790 gene encoding olfactory receptor 5P3-like produces the protein MDNISSIVMFTLSGLDESWTNRLIIFVFTLLGFILTVVLNLTLIVIIILQRSLHEPMYIFLCNLCINGLYGSTGFYPVFLYPLTGSNMISLSDCVLQIFVIMTYSLCEFTNLTVMALDRYMAICRPLHYQTVMTRVTIYKLLIFIWLFPCGTTGVSISIMLRYPLCGSHIDRLFCQNWALIERLACQEDIVKHIVNGSFFVWFNSLVAFLIFSYVKIIVACWHSKKNQHKFMSTCLPHLIALVNFIILTIFDGMDSLFGPRDGPKVLGKLMSVAIITISPFINLIIHGVKLTPIRTQIKHVFQQIQS, from the coding sequence ATGGACAACATATCATCGATAGTAATGTTCACACTTTCAGGGCTGGATGAATCTTGGACAAATAGATTAATAATATTTGTTTTTACTCTCCTGGGATTTATTTTGACAGTTGTTCTTAATTTGACCTTGATTGTGATTATAATTTTACAAAGATCTCTCCATGAGCCCATGTATATTTTCTTGTGTAACTTGTGCATTAACGGGCTTTATGGATCCACTGGTTTCTACCCTGTATTCTTGTATCCACTGACAGGATCAAATATGATCTCACTCAGTGATTGTGTTCTCCAGATATTTGTGATCATGACATATTCCTTATGTGAATTTACTAATTTAACTGTGATGGCTCTTGACAGGTACATGGCAATATGTAGACCTCTGCATTATCAAACTGTCATGACAAGAGTAACAATCTACAAGTTGCTCATTTTCATTTGGCTGTTTCCCTGTGGTACAACAGGAGTGTCCATTTCAATAATGCTCAGGTATCCTCTTTGTGGATCACACATAGACCGACTCTTTTGTCAAAACTGGGCATTGATAGAAAGACTTGCTTGCCAAGAGGACATTGTTAAACATATTGTCAATGGGTCTTTCTTTGTGTGGTTTAATTCACTGGTAGCATTTCTTATTTTCTCCTATGTCAAAATTATTGTTGCTTGTTGGCATTCCAAAAAAAATCAACACAAATTTATGTCTACTTGTTTGCCTCATTTAATAGCCCTTGTCAACTTTATTATTTTAACAATATTTGATGGTATGGACTCTCTGTTCGGACCCAGAGATGGTCCAAAGGTATTAGGAAAGCTCATGTCAGTTGCTATTATTACCATCTCTCCATTTATCAACCTCATTATACATGGTGTCAAACTAACTCCTATCAGGACACagataaaacatgtttttcagCAGATACAGAGTTAA